From Streptomyces sp. TLI_053, a single genomic window includes:
- a CDS encoding NlpC/P60 family protein → MGGGVRRAEPTDGRRAGSRGGGQPAWVRAALRCGAVLAAAALALPLAAGAAWADPAQPVPGTTAPGAPVTDPGGDPLAAAKATLGPLLDQLHSLYQGAEAATEQYNAAVTKVTEQQASLAELKSKLERQEKQVDAGTDIASQLAAAQYRNGAASAYAELLLSKDPYEAVTIAELLATASRSQNEFLAKLTSDRDALGVLKKQNEEALGTSQTLVSQQDAAKAKVAADLAAVEQLVSSLTGAQRAELEQVEKAKADEAQLAFLASGVLGQGERTPSLAGRAAVAFALAQLGKPYVWGGAGPDVFDCSGLTSQAWLHAGKPIPRTSQEQWAQLQHIPLNQMRPGDLVIYFEGATHVAMYIGGGLVVHAPRPGSYVKVGPIGANPILGAVRPDPSGAADEAGGTWKVPDLPAGWDAVTPIASSPLNQPPVPEGTVVPPVVPALPGTPTAPGTPVPGTPTPGTPDPSNPGTPTGTPTGTPTGTPTDPGTGTPTTTPTGTPTGTPTGTPTGTPTGTPTGTPTGTPTGTPTGTPTGTPTETPTGTPTSTPTGTGSPTASGSAAATASGTASATASGTSTGTLPPNQH, encoded by the coding sequence ATGGGCGGCGGCGTACGACGGGCGGAACCGACGGACGGACGACGGGCGGGCAGCCGCGGCGGCGGACAGCCGGCCTGGGTACGGGCCGCACTGCGCTGCGGCGCGGTCCTCGCGGCCGCCGCGCTCGCGCTGCCGCTGGCCGCGGGTGCGGCCTGGGCCGACCCCGCACAGCCGGTCCCCGGCACCACCGCGCCCGGCGCGCCGGTGACCGACCCCGGCGGCGACCCGCTGGCGGCCGCCAAGGCCACCCTCGGCCCGCTGCTGGACCAGCTGCACTCGCTCTACCAGGGCGCCGAGGCCGCCACCGAGCAGTACAACGCGGCCGTCACCAAGGTCACCGAGCAGCAGGCCTCGCTCGCCGAGCTCAAGTCCAAGCTGGAGCGCCAGGAGAAGCAGGTCGACGCCGGCACCGACATCGCGTCCCAGCTCGCCGCCGCCCAGTACCGCAACGGCGCCGCGTCCGCCTACGCCGAGCTGCTGCTCTCCAAGGACCCGTACGAGGCCGTCACCATCGCCGAGCTGCTCGCCACCGCCAGCCGCTCGCAGAACGAGTTCCTCGCGAAGCTGACCTCCGACCGGGACGCCCTGGGCGTGCTGAAGAAGCAGAACGAGGAGGCGCTCGGCACCTCGCAGACCCTGGTCAGCCAGCAGGACGCGGCCAAGGCGAAGGTCGCCGCCGACCTCGCCGCCGTCGAGCAGCTGGTCTCCTCGCTCACCGGGGCGCAGCGCGCCGAACTGGAGCAGGTCGAGAAGGCCAAGGCCGACGAGGCCCAGCTCGCCTTCCTCGCCTCCGGTGTGCTCGGCCAGGGCGAGCGCACCCCCTCGCTGGCCGGGCGGGCCGCCGTCGCCTTCGCGCTCGCCCAGCTGGGCAAGCCGTACGTGTGGGGCGGGGCCGGGCCGGACGTGTTCGACTGCTCCGGGCTCACCTCGCAGGCGTGGCTGCACGCCGGCAAGCCGATCCCGCGCACCAGCCAGGAGCAGTGGGCGCAGCTCCAGCACATCCCGCTGAACCAGATGCGGCCCGGGGACCTCGTCATCTACTTCGAGGGCGCCACGCACGTCGCGATGTACATCGGCGGCGGGCTGGTCGTGCACGCGCCGCGGCCCGGGTCGTACGTCAAGGTCGGGCCGATCGGGGCGAACCCGATCCTCGGCGCCGTCCGGCCGGACCCGAGCGGCGCCGCCGACGAGGCGGGCGGCACCTGGAAGGTGCCGGACCTGCCGGCCGGCTGGGACGCGGTCACGCCGATCGCGTCCAGCCCGCTGAACCAGCCGCCGGTTCCCGAGGGCACCGTGGTCCCGCCGGTCGTTCCGGCCCTGCCGGGCACGCCGACCGCTCCGGGCACGCCCGTGCCGGGTACGCCGACGCCGGGCACGCCCGACCCGTCCAACCCGGGCACCCCGACCGGCACCCCCACGGGGACGCCGACCGGGACGCCGACCGACCCGGGGACGGGCACGCCGACCACCACACCGACCGGGACTCCGACGGGTACGCCCACCGGCACGCCCACGGGTACGCCGACCGGGACACCGACGGGTACGCCCACCGGGACGCCGACCGGCACCCCCACGGGTACCCCGACCGGCACGCCCACCGAGACCCCGACGGGCACTCCGACCTCGACCCCGACCGGCACCGGCTCGCCCACCGCTTCGGGCTCCGCCGCGGCCACGGCCTCCGGTACCGCGTCGGCGACGGCCTCCGGCACCAGCACGGGCACCCTCCCGCCGAACCAGCACTGA
- a CDS encoding inorganic phosphate transporter: MEHISFLVAVVIITALAFDFTNGFHDTANAMATSIATGALRPKVAVTIAAVLNFAGAFLSVKVATTISGGIVNEKAGIHPEIIFAALAGAILWNLLTWLRGLPSSSSHALYGGLIGATVVGVGVNGVNFDTVVSKILIPAVASPLVAGLAAWGATKLAFAITRKSKDEAVGKGFRTGQIFSSSLISLAHGTNDAQKTMGIITLTLVSVGALPKGALPPTWVIVSAGAAIAIGTYMGGWRIIRSMGKGLADITPRQGFASESAAATVILTSSHMGFGLSTTQVCSGGIMGAGLGGPKAELRWGMVRRMVYTWGLTLPAAATVGGLAAFLAEQGNWGVALVGVALVAGSGAMWVISRRQPVGADNVTSDDVTEVADVTPVEVGPAAPATPTPASTTVAA, translated from the coding sequence ATGGAACACATCTCGTTCCTGGTGGCCGTTGTGATCATCACGGCGCTCGCCTTCGACTTCACCAACGGGTTCCACGACACCGCCAACGCGATGGCCACCTCCATCGCCACGGGAGCCCTCAGGCCGAAGGTCGCGGTCACCATCGCGGCCGTCCTCAACTTCGCGGGTGCGTTCCTCTCCGTGAAGGTCGCCACCACCATCTCCGGCGGCATCGTCAACGAGAAGGCGGGCATCCATCCGGAGATCATCTTCGCCGCACTCGCCGGCGCGATCCTCTGGAACCTGCTGACCTGGCTGCGCGGTCTGCCGTCCAGCTCGTCGCACGCGCTCTACGGCGGCCTGATCGGCGCCACCGTGGTCGGTGTCGGCGTCAACGGCGTCAACTTCGACACCGTCGTCAGCAAGATCCTCATCCCGGCCGTCGCCTCCCCGCTGGTGGCCGGCCTGGCCGCCTGGGGCGCCACCAAGCTCGCCTTCGCGATCACCCGCAAGAGCAAGGACGAGGCCGTCGGCAAGGGCTTCCGCACCGGCCAGATCTTCTCCTCCTCGCTGATCTCGCTGGCGCACGGCACCAACGACGCCCAGAAGACGATGGGCATCATCACCCTGACCCTGGTCTCGGTCGGCGCCCTGCCGAAGGGCGCGCTGCCCCCCACCTGGGTCATCGTCTCGGCCGGCGCCGCGATCGCGATCGGCACCTACATGGGCGGCTGGCGGATCATCCGCTCGATGGGCAAGGGCCTCGCGGACATCACCCCGCGCCAGGGCTTCGCCTCCGAATCGGCCGCCGCGACGGTCATCCTGACCTCCTCGCACATGGGCTTCGGCCTCTCCACCACCCAGGTCTGCTCCGGCGGCATCATGGGCGCCGGCCTCGGCGGCCCGAAGGCCGAGCTGCGCTGGGGCATGGTCCGCCGCATGGTCTACACCTGGGGCCTGACGCTGCCCGCCGCCGCCACCGTGGGCGGACTCGCGGCCTTCCTCGCCGAGCAGGGCAACTGGGGCGTGGCGCTGGTCGGCGTCGCCCTGGTGGCCGGCTCGGGCGCGATGTGGGTCATCTCCCGCCGCCAGCCGGTCGGGGCGGACAACGTCACCTCCGACGACGTCACCGAGGTCGCCGACGTCACCCCGGTCGAGGTCGGCCCGGCCGCGCCCGCCACCCCGACCCCCGCCTCGACCACGGTCGCGGCCTGA
- a CDS encoding MDR family MFS transporter: MTATATPTATTGAAADTDQPMTHRQVMEALSGLLLGLFVAVLSSTVVSNALPRILTDLHGGQSAYTWVITATLLTLTASTPIWGKLSDLASKKLLLQIALVIYIASSALAGFSQNTGQLIACRALQGIGAGGVTALAQICLAAMVPPRERGRYSGYFGAVFALATIGGPLIGGVIVDTSWLGWRWCFYVGIPFALAAILVLQRTLKLPVVRRKVRIDYLGALVITGAVSLLMIWITLAGKNYAWLSWQTAAMVGGGLLLGALAVVVERRAAEPIIPPHLFRHRTVTLSALASVLVGIGMYGATTFLSQYFQLARDKSPTVAGLMTLPMILGLAVSSTVAGRLITKYGRWKAYLVAGTLLLAVGFALLGTARADTAYGLLSVYMAVTGIGLGLTMQNLVLAVQNTVPRAELGAASSVVTFFRTMGGAMGVSALGALMNNRVGHYLAENLAAAHVPVPGGALGGGIPDLHKLPAPLVPLVTDAFGHGVGVVFLVAAPFALLAFVTVLFVRETVLRTAQD, encoded by the coding sequence ATGACCGCCACCGCCACCCCGACCGCCACGACCGGAGCCGCCGCCGACACCGACCAACCGATGACGCACCGGCAGGTGATGGAGGCGCTCTCCGGCCTGCTGCTCGGCCTCTTCGTCGCCGTGCTCTCGTCGACCGTCGTCTCCAACGCGCTGCCCCGGATCCTCACCGACCTGCACGGCGGGCAGTCCGCCTACACCTGGGTGATCACCGCGACCCTGCTCACCCTCACCGCCTCCACCCCGATCTGGGGCAAGCTCTCCGACCTCGCCAGCAAGAAGCTGCTGCTGCAGATCGCGCTGGTGATCTACATCGCCTCCTCCGCGCTGGCCGGCTTCTCCCAGAACACCGGCCAGCTGATCGCCTGCCGCGCGCTCCAGGGCATCGGCGCCGGCGGTGTCACCGCGCTCGCCCAGATCTGCCTGGCCGCGATGGTCCCGCCGCGCGAGCGCGGCCGGTACAGCGGCTACTTCGGCGCCGTCTTCGCCCTCGCCACCATCGGCGGCCCGCTGATCGGCGGCGTCATCGTGGACACCTCCTGGCTCGGCTGGCGCTGGTGCTTCTACGTCGGCATCCCGTTCGCGCTGGCCGCCATCCTGGTGCTGCAGCGGACCCTGAAGCTGCCCGTGGTCCGACGCAAGGTCCGGATCGACTACCTGGGCGCCCTGGTGATCACCGGCGCGGTCAGCCTGCTGATGATCTGGATCACCCTGGCCGGCAAGAACTACGCCTGGCTCTCCTGGCAGACCGCGGCCATGGTCGGCGGCGGACTGCTGCTCGGCGCCCTCGCCGTGGTGGTCGAGCGCCGCGCCGCCGAGCCGATCATCCCGCCGCACCTGTTCCGGCACCGGACGGTCACCCTGTCCGCGCTGGCCAGCGTCCTGGTCGGGATCGGGATGTACGGCGCCACCACGTTCCTCAGCCAGTACTTCCAGCTCGCCCGGGACAAGTCCCCGACGGTGGCCGGCCTGATGACCCTGCCGATGATCCTCGGCCTGGCCGTCTCCTCCACCGTGGCGGGCCGGCTGATCACCAAGTACGGCCGCTGGAAGGCCTACCTGGTCGCCGGCACCCTGCTGCTCGCCGTCGGGTTCGCCCTGCTCGGCACCGCCCGGGCCGACACGGCCTACGGCCTGCTCTCGGTCTACATGGCGGTCACCGGCATCGGTCTCGGCCTCACCATGCAGAACCTCGTGCTCGCCGTGCAGAACACCGTGCCGCGCGCCGAGCTCGGCGCGGCCAGCTCGGTGGTCACCTTCTTCCGCACCATGGGCGGCGCGATGGGCGTCTCCGCGCTCGGCGCGCTGATGAACAACCGGGTCGGCCACTACCTCGCCGAGAACCTGGCCGCCGCACACGTCCCGGTCCCCGGCGGCGCGCTCGGCGGCGGCATCCCGGACCTGCACAAGCTGCCCGCGCCGCTGGTGCCGCTGGTCACCGACGCCTTCGGGCACGGGGTCGGGGTGGTGTTCCTGGTCGCGGCGCCGTTCGCGCTGCTGGCCTTCGTCACGGTGCTGTTCGTGCGGGAGACGGTGCTGCGCACCGCTCAGGACTGA
- a CDS encoding MarR family transcriptional regulator → MKVPNEERDEQPLLAVEREVGVLFRRGRARVAELSRRVHPQLEGMAYSLLAHVEQAGPVRVTDVGVHFAVGKATVSRQIRALEELGLLAREVDPLDRRSALVSLTEDGRRRFLAARDARMGRVRELMADWSQEDVVRFAELLHRFNDVVGEAAVPSA, encoded by the coding sequence GTGAAGGTGCCGAACGAGGAGCGCGACGAGCAGCCCCTGCTGGCCGTGGAGCGCGAGGTCGGGGTGTTGTTCCGGCGGGGCCGGGCCCGGGTGGCGGAGCTGTCCCGGCGGGTCCATCCGCAGCTGGAGGGCATGGCGTACAGCCTGCTGGCCCATGTCGAGCAGGCCGGGCCGGTGCGGGTGACCGATGTCGGGGTGCACTTCGCCGTCGGCAAGGCGACCGTCAGCCGGCAGATCCGGGCGCTGGAGGAGCTGGGCCTGCTGGCCCGGGAAGTGGACCCGCTGGACCGCCGTTCGGCGCTGGTGTCGCTCACCGAGGACGGTCGGCGGCGGTTCCTGGCGGCCCGGGACGCCCGGATGGGCCGGGTGCGGGAGCTGATGGCCGACTGGTCGCAGGAGGACGTGGTCCGCTTCGCCGAACTGCTGCACCGCTTCAACGACGTGGTGGGCGAGGCGGCCGTGCCGAGCGCCTGA
- a CDS encoding ABC transporter permease, translating into MTSAPGQQAGQEPTPEPARASAPEPRKGFAAELKGAVTPRAAMLVIGVLLLQLGFVTSYVGALHHPTPHELSIAVVAPPQVAPKFVQGLESVPDQAVKAVTAPDAETATEQIKDQKVYAALVVDPASTEDVLLVANARGPSAARAAESIVTGLEKTQGRTVKVEDVVPLAKGDANGLSSFYLVIGWCVGGYLVASILGVSAGAKPANSNRAVIRLGTLALYSVAAGIGGTIIVKSVLDALPGPFWSMSAVGALVVFAVGAFTMALQCLFDIIGIGVAVLLFVVLGNPSAGGVFPPPLMPPFWRAIGAWFPNGAGTDATRSVTYFDGSALTRPLLVLLAWALAGIAVTFAAVLRRPSHRSRELVES; encoded by the coding sequence ATGACCTCCGCCCCCGGGCAACAGGCAGGGCAGGAACCCACACCGGAGCCGGCGCGGGCATCGGCCCCGGAGCCGCGGAAGGGCTTCGCCGCCGAGCTGAAGGGCGCGGTCACCCCGCGCGCGGCGATGCTGGTCATCGGCGTGCTGCTGCTCCAGCTCGGCTTCGTCACCTCGTACGTGGGCGCCCTGCACCACCCCACCCCGCACGAGCTGTCGATCGCGGTGGTCGCCCCGCCGCAGGTCGCCCCCAAGTTCGTCCAGGGCCTGGAGTCCGTCCCGGACCAGGCCGTGAAGGCCGTCACCGCGCCGGACGCGGAGACCGCCACCGAGCAGATCAAGGACCAGAAGGTCTACGCCGCGCTGGTGGTGGACCCCGCCTCCACCGAAGACGTGCTGCTGGTCGCCAACGCGCGCGGCCCGTCCGCCGCCCGGGCCGCCGAGAGCATCGTCACCGGCCTGGAGAAGACCCAGGGCCGCACCGTGAAGGTCGAGGACGTGGTGCCGCTCGCCAAGGGCGACGCCAACGGCCTCTCCTCCTTCTACCTGGTGATCGGCTGGTGCGTCGGCGGCTACCTGGTCGCGTCCATCCTCGGCGTCAGCGCCGGGGCGAAGCCCGCCAACAGCAACCGGGCGGTGATCCGGCTCGGCACGCTGGCGCTCTACTCGGTCGCGGCCGGCATCGGCGGCACGATCATCGTCAAGTCGGTGCTGGACGCGCTGCCGGGACCGTTCTGGTCGATGTCCGCCGTCGGCGCGCTGGTGGTCTTCGCGGTGGGCGCGTTCACCATGGCGCTGCAGTGCCTGTTCGACATCATCGGCATCGGCGTCGCGGTGCTGCTCTTCGTGGTGCTCGGCAACCCCAGCGCGGGCGGAGTCTTCCCGCCGCCGCTGATGCCGCCGTTCTGGCGGGCGATCGGGGCCTGGTTCCCGAACGGCGCGGGCACCGACGCCACCCGCTCCGTCACCTACTTCGACGGCAGCGCGCTGACCCGGCCGCTGCTCGTCCTGCTCGCCTGGGCCCTGGCCGGGATCGCGGTGACCTTCGCCGCCGTCCTGCGCCGGCCCTCGCACCGCAGCCGCGAACTCGTCGAGAGCTGA
- a CDS encoding ROK family transcriptional regulator, which produces MRETDGAPTGPASQQGMRRANLALVLGVIAHAPRSRAEVAAGTGLTRAAVSSLAEELIGAGLVVEEGPAAPSGKVGRPGTALGLNPDGPGGLGAEIGVEHLGACVVDLRGEVRAWHRQEVRNRGRRPAAVMADLAELVCRAAAEAGPRPAGLALAVPGLVGIDGALLRRAANLGWEEVPLAAELRLALRAAGAGELAELPLRADNEANLGGLAERWLGGGPSDFLHVCAEAGIGAAVVVEGRLLRGARGFAGELGHVPVHPDGPRCACGAHGCLEQYAGEAAVLRAAGLEGVRGDWVALLAERAGAGDEEVRRALAGAGAALGIAVAGAVNLLDPAEVVLGGGYAQLAPWLLPAMRAELAARVTVRPWADERLTVSRLGRRGPLLGAAAGVVRSVLADPGRPGA; this is translated from the coding sequence ATGCGTGAGACGGACGGCGCCCCGACCGGGCCCGCGAGCCAGCAGGGGATGCGCCGGGCCAATCTGGCGCTGGTGCTCGGTGTGATCGCGCACGCCCCGCGCTCGCGCGCCGAGGTGGCCGCCGGAACCGGGCTGACCAGGGCCGCGGTCTCCTCGCTCGCCGAGGAGCTGATCGGAGCCGGACTGGTGGTCGAGGAGGGCCCGGCCGCACCCAGCGGCAAGGTCGGCCGCCCCGGCACCGCGCTCGGACTCAACCCGGACGGCCCCGGCGGCCTCGGCGCCGAGATCGGGGTGGAGCACCTGGGCGCCTGCGTGGTCGACCTGCGCGGCGAGGTCCGCGCCTGGCACCGCCAGGAGGTCCGCAACCGGGGCCGGCGCCCCGCCGCCGTCATGGCCGACCTCGCCGAACTCGTCTGCCGCGCCGCCGCCGAGGCCGGACCGCGCCCGGCCGGGCTGGCCCTGGCGGTGCCCGGACTGGTCGGGATCGATGGCGCACTGCTCCGGCGGGCCGCCAACCTGGGCTGGGAGGAGGTGCCGCTCGCCGCCGAGCTGCGGCTCGCGCTGCGCGCCGCCGGCGCCGGGGAGCTGGCCGAGCTGCCGCTGCGGGCCGACAACGAGGCCAACCTGGGCGGGCTCGCCGAACGCTGGCTCGGTGGCGGACCGTCCGACTTCCTGCACGTCTGCGCCGAGGCCGGGATCGGCGCGGCGGTCGTGGTCGAGGGGCGGCTGCTGCGCGGCGCGCGCGGCTTCGCGGGCGAGCTGGGGCACGTCCCGGTGCATCCGGACGGTCCGCGCTGCGCCTGCGGGGCGCACGGCTGTCTGGAGCAGTACGCGGGGGAGGCGGCGGTGCTGCGCGCGGCCGGTCTCGAGGGCGTCCGGGGCGACTGGGTGGCGCTGCTCGCCGAGCGGGCCGGGGCCGGGGACGAGGAGGTGCGGCGGGCGCTCGCCGGGGCCGGGGCCGCGCTGGGGATCGCCGTGGCGGGAGCGGTCAATCTGCTGGACCCGGCGGAGGTGGTGCTGGGCGGCGGCTACGCGCAGCTGGCGCCCTGGCTGCTGCCCGCGATGCGGGCCGAGCTGGCCGCCCGGGTGACCGTCCGTCCCTGGGCGGACGAGCGGCTGACGGTCTCCCGGCTGGGCCGCCGCGGCCCCCTGCTGGGGGCCGCGGCGGGCGTGGTCCGGTCGGTGCTCGCCGATCCGGGCCGGCCGGGGGCCTGA
- a CDS encoding GtrA family protein has product MPSLTQRALARVPGRVRPALVRHRRLVKFLLVGSGCFALTVLINYALRFTVMPRKPVLALTVATVVGTVVSYLLNRRWSFRSSWRRREPLLFVLVSAVAVAVNDLPLIASRYLLDLREPWVSPFTQELADFLSGMVLGTFVAMLFRFWAMQRWVFTRVEEAGAGSPAGVGALGSEGQ; this is encoded by the coding sequence ATGCCGTCCCTCACCCAGCGCGCCCTGGCCCGGGTACCGGGCCGGGTCCGTCCGGCCCTGGTCCGGCACCGGCGGCTGGTGAAGTTCCTCCTGGTCGGCAGCGGCTGCTTCGCCCTGACGGTGCTGATCAACTACGCGCTGCGGTTCACCGTCATGCCGAGGAAGCCGGTGCTGGCGCTCACCGTGGCGACCGTGGTCGGCACCGTCGTCTCCTACCTGCTCAACCGGCGGTGGTCCTTCCGCTCCTCCTGGCGCCGGCGCGAGCCTCTGCTGTTCGTCCTGGTGAGCGCCGTGGCCGTGGCGGTGAACGACCTGCCGCTGATCGCCTCGCGCTACCTGCTGGACCTGCGCGAGCCCTGGGTCAGCCCGTTCACCCAGGAGCTGGCCGACTTCCTGAGCGGGATGGTGCTGGGCACCTTCGTGGCGATGCTGTTCCGCTTCTGGGCCATGCAGCGCTGGGTCTTCACCCGGGTGGAGGAGGCCGGGGCGGGAAGCCCCGCGGGCGTCGGGGCCCTAGGCTCGGAGGGGCAGTAG
- the lon gene encoding endopeptidase La, translated as MASTSTPLTLPVLPLDDEVVLPGMVVPLDLKDAEVRAAVEAARAAATGTAGKPQVLLVPRVDGSYAAAGTLATVEQVGRLADGPNGIGQPAALVRAVRRVRIGVGTTGPGAALWVETTPFRESSVGTPVAGRAAELVKEYKSLSTQWLRRRGAWQIVDRVAAIEGVGELADNIGYAPFVTAEQKLKVLLEADQVARLEYALGLLRDHLAEEEVNDTIRKDVEEGVAKQQKEFLLRRQLEAVRKELAELNGDPADEEDDYRTRVEAADLPEKVREAALKEVDKLERASDQSPEGSWIRTWLDTVLELPWNERTEDSYDIAGARAVLDADHAGLADVKDRIVEYLAVRKRRAEQAAAGRAAAGEQDGRVGTVAPKSGGRRAGGAVLALVGPPGVGKTSLGESVARAMGRSFVRVSLGGVRDEAEIRGHRRTYVGALPGRLVRALKEAGSMNPVVLLDEIDKVGSDYRGDPAAALLEVLDPAQNHTFRDHYLEVELDLSDVVFLATANVLESIPEPLLDRMELVRLDGYTEDEKVVIARDHLLPRQLERAGLKDEEVAVDEPALRKLAGEYTREAGVRNLERAIARVLRKVAAQTELGERELPAAIGAQELRALIGRPHHVPEAAQEPAERRTAVPGVATGLAVTGAGGDVLYIEASLADAETGGTGLTLTGQLGDVMKESAHIALSYLRSRGAELELPVTSLRDRGVHLHVPAGAVPKDGPSAGITMTTALASLLSGRKVRTDVAMTGEVSLTGRVLPIGGVKQKLLAADRAGVTTVIIPRRNEADLDDVPAEVLARLTVHPVADVREVLRLALEPAEVLAAVA; from the coding sequence ATGGCATCGACGTCCACACCGCTCACCCTGCCCGTGCTGCCGCTCGACGACGAGGTCGTCCTGCCGGGCATGGTCGTCCCGCTGGACCTCAAGGACGCCGAGGTCCGCGCCGCCGTCGAGGCCGCGCGCGCCGCCGCCACCGGCACCGCCGGGAAGCCCCAGGTGCTGCTGGTCCCGAGGGTGGACGGCTCCTACGCGGCGGCGGGCACCCTCGCCACCGTCGAACAGGTCGGCCGACTGGCCGACGGCCCGAACGGGATCGGGCAGCCGGCCGCGCTGGTCCGCGCGGTGCGCCGGGTGCGGATCGGCGTCGGCACCACCGGCCCGGGCGCCGCGCTCTGGGTGGAGACCACGCCGTTCCGCGAGTCCTCCGTCGGCACCCCGGTGGCCGGCCGGGCCGCCGAGCTGGTCAAGGAGTACAAGAGCCTCTCCACCCAGTGGCTGCGCCGCCGCGGCGCCTGGCAGATCGTCGACCGGGTGGCCGCGATCGAGGGCGTCGGCGAACTCGCCGACAACATCGGCTACGCGCCCTTCGTCACCGCCGAGCAGAAGCTCAAGGTGTTGCTGGAGGCCGACCAGGTCGCGCGACTGGAGTACGCGCTCGGCCTGCTCCGCGACCACCTCGCCGAGGAGGAGGTCAACGACACCATCCGCAAGGACGTCGAGGAGGGCGTCGCCAAGCAGCAGAAGGAGTTCCTGCTCCGCCGCCAGCTGGAGGCCGTCCGCAAGGAGCTGGCCGAGCTGAACGGCGACCCGGCCGACGAGGAGGACGACTACCGCACCCGGGTCGAGGCCGCCGACCTCCCGGAGAAGGTCCGCGAGGCCGCCCTCAAGGAGGTCGACAAGCTGGAGCGGGCCAGCGACCAGTCGCCCGAGGGCTCCTGGATCCGCACCTGGCTGGACACCGTGCTGGAGCTGCCCTGGAACGAGCGCACCGAGGACAGCTACGACATCGCCGGCGCCCGCGCGGTGCTGGACGCCGACCACGCCGGCCTGGCCGACGTGAAGGACCGCATCGTCGAGTACCTGGCCGTCCGCAAGCGCCGGGCCGAGCAGGCGGCCGCGGGGCGGGCGGCCGCGGGCGAGCAGGACGGCCGGGTCGGGACGGTCGCCCCGAAGAGCGGCGGGCGGCGGGCGGGCGGCGCGGTGCTCGCGCTGGTCGGCCCGCCCGGGGTCGGCAAGACCTCGCTCGGAGAGTCGGTGGCCCGTGCCATGGGCCGCAGCTTCGTCCGGGTCTCGCTCGGCGGCGTCCGGGACGAGGCGGAGATCCGCGGTCACCGGCGCACCTACGTCGGCGCGCTGCCCGGCCGGCTGGTCCGGGCCCTCAAGGAGGCCGGCTCGATGAACCCGGTCGTGCTGCTCGACGAGATCGACAAGGTCGGCTCGGACTACCGGGGCGACCCGGCCGCCGCCCTGCTGGAGGTGCTCGACCCGGCGCAGAACCACACCTTCCGGGACCACTACCTGGAGGTCGAGCTGGACCTCTCCGACGTGGTCTTCCTCGCCACCGCCAACGTGCTGGAGTCCATCCCCGAGCCGCTGCTCGACCGGATGGAGCTGGTCCGCCTGGACGGCTACACCGAGGACGAGAAGGTCGTCATCGCCCGCGACCACCTGCTCCCGCGCCAGCTGGAGCGGGCCGGGCTCAAGGACGAGGAGGTCGCGGTCGACGAGCCGGCGCTGCGGAAGCTGGCGGGCGAGTACACCCGCGAGGCCGGCGTCCGGAACCTCGAACGGGCGATCGCCCGGGTGCTGCGCAAGGTCGCCGCGCAGACCGAGCTGGGGGAGCGGGAGCTGCCCGCCGCGATCGGCGCCCAGGAGCTGCGGGCCCTGATCGGCCGGCCGCACCACGTGCCGGAGGCGGCCCAGGAGCCCGCCGAGCGCCGCACCGCGGTGCCCGGGGTGGCGACCGGCCTGGCGGTCACCGGGGCCGGCGGCGACGTCCTCTACATCGAGGCCTCGCTCGCCGACGCCGAGACCGGCGGCACCGGCCTGACCCTGACCGGCCAGCTGGGCGACGTCATGAAGGAGTCCGCGCACATCGCGCTCTCCTACCTGCGTTCGCGCGGGGCCGAGCTGGAACTGCCGGTCACCTCGCTGCGCGACCGCGGCGTGCACCTGCACGTCCCGGCCGGGGCCGTCCCCAAGGACGGGCCGAGCGCCGGCATCACCATGACCACCGCGCTGGCCTCGCTGCTCTCCGGGCGCAAGGTGCGCACCGACGTGGCGATGACCGGTGAGGTGTCGCTGACCGGGCGGGTGCTGCCGATCGGCGGGGTGAAGCAGAAGCTGCTCGCCGCCGACCGGGCCGGGGTCACCACGGTGATCATCCCCAGGCGGAACGAGGCCGATCTGGACGACGTCCCGGCGGAGGTGCTGGCGCGGCTCACCGTGCACCCGGTGGCCGACGTCCGGGAGGTGCTGCGGCTGGCCCTGGAGCCCGCCGAGGTGCTGGCCGCCGTCGCCTGA